DNA sequence from the Garra rufa unplaced genomic scaffold, GarRuf1.0 hap1_unplaced_270, whole genome shotgun sequence genome:
CTCACTGGTCACAATTGTGACAGCCCATAAAAGGATATCAACACTTATATATCAGTAGGACATCATATGGATATTTCTAACGTAAAACAGTAAGAACTCTTAAGTAAATGGGttaacacaaaacaaacatgcTTTTCCACATGCaagattttcatattttattttgtataagtAACATTGTACATCAGAGCATTAAATAAACTCTTTTAAGGAGAAGatgggtggctcttaaaagagcctttgggtTTGTGTGAGTTTGCGGAGAGATCTACTTGGAGCTGGTATACTTGGTGACGGCCTTGGTGCCCTCAGACACGGCGTGTTTGGCCAGTTCACCGGGCAGCAGCAGACGCACAGCGGTCTGGATCTCTCGTGAAGTGATGGTGGAGCGCTTGTTGTAGTGAGCCAGACGAGACGCTTCTCCACCGATGCGCTCGAAGATGTCATTGACGAAAGAGTTCATGATTCCCATCGCCTTGGAAGAGATACCGGTGTCAGGATGGACCTGCTTCAGGACTTTGTAGACGTAGATGGCGTAACTCTCCTTTCTGGACTTTCTACGCTTCTTTCCTCCTTTCCCTGCGGTCTTAGTGACGGCCTTTTTGGAGCCTTTCTTAGGAGCGGACTTCGCTGGTTCAGGCATGATAACGCTGTGTGATCGAAATCTCACAAATCAATGGAGAGCGTGAGCGGCACAAAGGTATTTATTCGCTTTTCTATGCTAATTTTAAACAGATGTAGAACCTCTGATTGCCTGTTTTCATAGACCA
Encoded proteins:
- the LOC141317073 gene encoding histone H2B-like; the encoded protein is MPEPAKSAPKKGSKKAVTKTAGKGGKKRRKSRKESYAIYVYKVLKQVHPDTGISSKAMGIMNSFVNDIFERIGGEASRLAHYNKRSTITSREIQTAVRLLLPGELAKHAVSEGTKAVTKYTSSK